Below is a window of Dromiciops gliroides isolate mDroGli1 chromosome 5, mDroGli1.pri, whole genome shotgun sequence DNA.
CCACCAAGACCCAGAGACCAGTGAGTAAAGGAACACGTGTTCCCAAATACCTGAACCCCCTTTACCATAGTCATGGCTTGTGGTAAGAACACATTTTATTAGAATAGTGTACATGTCATATAAATATCTCTGTCCATGCTACACAGCTTGGGGTCGGGGAGGGAAGACATGTggtggtgacagggaggatcttGGGGAAGAATATCTTATTGCTGTCCAGCGGGATGAAGACAGGCCAGGAGATGGAAATAACGTGGTTTCAGCTGCTCTTCCaacactccccccctcccccagcacaaaAGGCACAGATGAATTCTTCTTTCCATGTGGGGTAGGAGGGTACTGCCAGAAAAGGGCTGGAATTGGGTGCTGGGGGGGGGCCCTCTTTACCCTCCAAAGAAACCACAAAACTTAATGTCTAATAGATGGACAAGCTGGGGAAAGggagtgaggaaagagaaagagatgaagcccagagctggaagggagtaAAGAAGTCATTAGGTTAATTTCCCTGCCTCCATGCAAACCCAGAGACAGCAGAACTTGGGAAAACAGatagaaacctcaaatggggacCAGTGGGAGGAGGGGGTGCTCCAGGAGTTGGCTTTGGAACACAGACACAGAAGCCAGGCAGGTTGGAGGGTGGCAGGTGGTAACAATGGTGGTCTAGGAAGGGAGAGTCTTCACTTTCAAGGGCAGGGGGGCTTCCCCCAAGCCTCCAGTCTGTCTCCCAAACCGTTGTGGGGGTGTTTGGTCTGGTTGAGGGAGGAGGTGCTCGTTTCAATCAGTGTTACCCAAGGGAGCCTCGTTGTGGTTTCAAGGTCAGACTAGGAAGAAATGGATCGGGGTGGAGGATTTCTTAGGGGTCTTGCTGGTTTGCAAACCAGTCTGCCATaaaatgtgtgcgtgtgtgtgcatgcgtgtgtgtgtgtgtgtgtgtgtgtgtgtgtgtgtgtgtgtgtgtgtgtgtgtgcatcatTCAAAGGTAAAAGGATCCTGGGTGCTGAAGAAGAAGTGTCCATCCACGTGTTCGTCCAAGACATCCTTGTCACACTCAGGAAACTGTTCCTTACATATGGGACACTCCTTCCAAGGTGGGGCGGCAGGGCCCCCTGGGCTGGCCTCAGAAAGGGGGCCCCCAACAAAGCCACTATGGAGAGGCAGAGTGGTGGGGGAGGTGATTTAGTCCCGCTGTCCTACCCCTTCCTCCTTGGTCCTAGGAGCAGAAATCCAGATGCCCGGGCTCCTACTTGCTCTTGTTCTTGGCAAATGGACACAGGTGCCCAACTTCCTAGGCTTCCTGCATCACTCACTCCCCTGGTCCTTCTCGAAGCACAGGGCCATTATGGGGTAGAACCAAAGAGGCCTTGTTTTCTCCTAGCCCTCAAAGATGCTGGCATCTGTCACCTCCCCAGCCTCTCACTGGTCTCCTCAGCCAAGTTTCTAAAGCCCATCCCCCAACCCCCtgctctcctccctccatctccgTCTGCTGCCTAATGAGGCCGAAAATGAGTCTGACATCGTCCTTCATCTTCCTGCTCTAGCCAAGGAGATGACAGCCTTCTCCCATCTCCTTTGCCCTAAGTCTGGGACAAAGCCGGGGGGCTGGATGCCTGGATCTCAATCTTTTACTGTATCCCTTTCCTGGGTGGGGGGAGCACTTACCACTCTGATACTGGGCCTCCCCCCCAACTCCACCCCTTGCCGAGTCCCCAGGGGAGATGGGGAAAGCCAGAGGCCCACGGATAATCAGAGGCTGAATCCCAGATTTCCCATGCCTGTAGTCCTTGATTGCTTCCCCTTATCCAGAGGTCTGGGCACCTACCTGCCAGCGTGGGGGGGGGAAAGGGCAGGAGAGAGGGGGTGCAAGACAATTTGGGCTCCACGGAAGATGGTGCTAAAACAACACAGAAGCTTGTTACAAGCAGAGCCTCTGTGCCCTgctcatagtcttttttttttttttgtgaggcaattggggttaagtgacttgcccagggtcacacagctagtaagtattaagtgtctgaggccggatttgaactcaggtactcctgactccagggccggtgctctatccactgcgccatctagctgccccctgctcatacATTCTTAAGTTGAGTGCAATTTACAAGCTAGAGGCATCTGGGGCCTTGGGGTTAGCGGGTAACCTTGTGTGCCCCTGACCTCACCCCTGGGCCCTTCCTCCAGCCTGGCTCAGATCAAGAGGAGGGCAGGGGCGGGGGCGTGGCAGCCCGTCTGCACCATGTGTAGCGAATGACTTGGGGCTCTCCCTGGTCATGGGGCTTCGGTCTGCCCTGGCACGCCCTTGGTAGTTTCCCGCCTCACCTGGCCACGTCATAGAAGGCGCTGCCTAGCTCAGGAAGCAGCAGGCTGGCCTCCTCCCCGCCGCTCTGCACCGCCGCCATCAGCACGGCCTTTTCATCCTCTGCCTCCTGGGCGTtcagacatgggggggggggcaagcatTTTAGAAGtcgggggatggggaggggaagccaGGGCACGGgacagagtggggggggggggactgtgaCATGGGACCAAGATGAGTCTAGAGAGAGTGTGTGGATGGAGGCTAGGAGCAGAGCTGGCCCATGGTCGAGGTTACTCTATTTTAAGGGAAGCAGGTGCAATGGACTTGGATAGGCCGGGCTGTTAGGCAAGGGGTGagtcccctccctctctcatcaGGATGGAAATCTCTTTGTCTGGAGGCCAGGACATGTGGTATAATAACCcttttaaccccccccccccccccgcaagacTGTTCCACATATTCTACTCACTGAGTCGGAGCTCCTGTCATCGGGGGGCGCTGTCATGTGAGGAGCAATGGGGGATGGCTGGCTGATGACCACATGGCTGGGGGTGTCTCGGGGTCCAGAGGGATTAGACCCAGGGCCTGCTCGATCACACAACCCATAGGAAGGGAGCCTCATGTCCTCAGGGGATTCATCCTCTGAGTCTGTCAGAACTGCTGCAGGGCAGCCTGTGAGTGGGCAAGAGGAGGGACTCTCAAGGGCTTGGGCCTTctcagaagaggggaaagaaaggaccTGGAACCACCCCCGACAGGGGGACCCGTGGGGGAGGGGGTCAGTTCCTAAAGGGGCCctggggagggggttgggaggTTGCTTGGAGGCACTGAGTGGGAAGAGTTAGAAAAGGTGGGGGTCAGGGATGCACGGACTCAGCCCGGGAGTTGCCTCCTCATCCTCAGTGGCCGCATCCTCGCTCCACTTCTCATCGGCCACCTTTTCTAGGCGGgcctccagtttcctcatatattcGAGCAGCTCCTGAGGTATGTAAGGCATATGGTAAGTAAGGACAGAGAAGGCCCCAACCCAACTGGGCCATGAAGATTCCCTGGTCCCAGGGAGGAGTTCTGCCCACACTCGGTGGAGCTAGTGTCCAACAGAGGGAGTGAGGACATCTGGGGGAGCaggaaagaagagggggcagcttcACCCCAGCTAGCTTTGATCCCAGACCCTCCGGCACCTCTCCCCTTGAGCCTGCTGCTAGTCCACCTTAGTCCTCTGCTAATGTCACACTAATGTAAGAGAATTATATAATAACATCTATTTAATGTTCTAATGTTCAGGGAATTCAAAGTGACCACATCGTTTTTTGAGAGGCCCCAGGTTCCTATGCCACAGGGTCAGAGATTTAAAGTGAAAGGAACCCCTAGTTTCCCCTAGGGGCTCCATAGTCCAAGTTTGAcagattttatagataaagagcCTGAGGCCCAGGAGGGCCCCAGGCCACACAGCTGCTAAggagaagagctgggatttgaacccacatcctctgactcaaAAGACTCCCCAGCCTGGGGCCCTGGCTTCTTAGAGTAGTTAGCAAAGATGGAAGCTGCCCAGTCTGTGCAGAAGCTGTGGCCGTGGGGCCCAGGGCCTCCTGGGCTCTCCTCACCTGCTTCTCCTCCTGCAGCTGCTCCTTTTCCTTCTGAAACACTCGAAGGGTGGACCGAAGCTCTGTCAGCTCCCTCTTGCTTTCTGACAACTGCACCTGAAGAAGGGCATGAAGAACATGGAATCTAGAAATTCTCTCTTAGAACGTGACCTCTGGGACCCGGCAAGAAGAAACCTGGGATCCCAAAGTCAGCCTCTCCCACTCTGCTTCCCCTCTGTACTACATCCTGACCCACGACCCCTTCCCTAACCCACAGATTTCAGACTGGGGACTATGAGACTACAACTCGGCTGAGGGCGGGGGCTTCACTGCTCAGTCATGATATGTCCCAACCTATGCTTTGTCTAGCCTGGGTCACCTCAAGTCAATAAAATGGAGGCCAAAGGCACATAGGCTAGTGGTAAAAAgagggattctctctctctctctctttttttttgtggggcaatgagggctatgtgacttgcccagggtcacacagctagtaagtatcaagtgtctgaggccggatttgaactcaggtcctcctgaatccagggctggtgctctatccactatgccatctagctgcccccagagagagGGATTCTCAACTTCAAATCAAAGTAGACAAAACTGCTTATCAACAAGATGCAAAACAAAATGTACCTGAGCATCCTCCTCGGCGAGTCACCTACCCTCACTAGGCCTAAGTTTCTTAGTCTGTgcaatgaaggggttgaactctggcctctgaggtccctccagcCCCAGACCTAGGACCTGACGGATTCTTTCTTGTAGGCGTTTGGGGCTCCCAGGCACTGTGGGCAAAGGCACAGGGATGGTGGAGATGTCTCACCAGACTGGAATCCCTCTCCCGAGCCAGGTCAGCCTTGAGCTCTTGCCTCTGGGTCCTCTCCTGCTGCACGGCCTTCTCCAGGCGCAGGACCTCAGCGCTCAGCTTCAGGATCTTATCCTTCTCTGCCTGGGCACGGGCAGGAAGGAAGAAGTCACTCACAAGAGCCCCACCCCTGGTTCTTACTTCTCTGGCTCCCCCTTGCTGCCTCCCTCCCTCAACTCTCATGGTCCCAGAGGCTGTGAAGAACAGGGCAAAATGGACAGAAAGCCCCAGGAGGGCCAGGAAGAGGGCAGGATGGGAAAAGGGAACAtggggcaggaggaggaaggggctcTCTATGGGTCAGAAGTGGACATGAAGGAGAAGGGTGGTGCAGAATTATCTCCCACCTAACCCCAAACCAGCtgaattggcttttttttttttgggtggggcaatgagggttaagtgacttgcccagggtcatgtagctagtaagtatcaagagtctgaggccggatttgaactcaggtcctcctgaatccagggctggtgctttatctactgcgccacctagccgccccctgaattGGCTTTTTTTAAAACCCAGGACAGGGGTGGAGGTCAAGGCTGTCCCTAGGAAACCCCTGACATAGCCCTTCCATTTCTGGCCTCCCGGTCCTCACGCCCCATCTCTGCACCTCCACGTTCTGCAGAAGCCCCATCCGCTCCTTGCTCCATGAGCTCTTGTCCTCTCTCCACTGCAGACTCAGCTCCACCAGCCTGTTGTTGGCCTCAGCTACCTCGAGCCGGCTCCGGTGGAAGTCAGCCATGGTTCGGTCTCGGGCACTCGCTGCACTGGCTAGCTCCTCCCCAAGCAGGGCGGCCTTTTGCTGGCTTGAGACGGCGAGCTCCTGGGTCCCCCGAAGCTGCTCTTTCAGGGGCTCCAGTTCAGCCTTCAGAGGAGAAGACAGACATGGAGTCAGTCATACCTGAGCTGCACGATGGGGACCCTGGCCTCTCAACCCTGAAGCTTCCTGTCTTCCACAAGATTCTACATTCTTCTACTGAGGACCGAGGTGCCTTATTCCCCAAACCACAGCAGctcatcccttcctctcctttcccccttttgggTCTCCCAGGTTTCCTCTACGCTGGGGGTGGCAAGCTCCAGTGGATCCCTGAGGGCTGCATGCTGGCTTAGAAAGCCTCAAACGAACCCCACGTTATATCGTGGCTTTTATTTAACTCGTTAAACCTTTCCCACTTGCATTTTAAGCTGGCTCAGGGGGCACTTAGGGTTGCCAGCCAGGAGGGTGACAGCTCTATCCTACACCTCTAGTCAGTCCTAGAGACTCTCCCGGCCCCTCCTGCCCAGAATTCAGGCCCCCAGGCCCTCACTCACGATCCGATGCTGTGCCTCATCCAGCAGATTCTGAGTGCGGGTGACATCCTCCTGCAGTCTCTGGAGCTGGGAGGCCTGCTCTCCCTGGCGGCTTTTGGCTTTCTCCAGGTCTGTACTCAGGCGACAGCACTCCCGTTGTGAGGCCTGCAGCTCAGCCTGGTGGGAATCACAGGTTCACTGACTCTAGGCTGAGCCTGTGAGACTCTCATTTgagagtccaaccccctcatttgatagatgatgaAACGAAGGCTGGGAGACGTTGAGAAATCTGCTGGGCTAGCATGTAtctgtggtaggatttgaacttggatctttttgactccaagcccagtactctctcTATTACTTTGCTCATATATGGGGGAATGTCTTTAAAATAGGTCTCTGGACAATACAGCACGGTTTGTTCTCTAGGCCAATAAGCCCAAACTGAACAAGTCAgtttcccagtcttttttttttttttttggcggggtaatgagggttaagtgacttgcccagggtcacacagctagtaagtgtcaagtgtctgaggccgaatttgaactcaggtcctcctgaatccagggccacctagttgcccctagtttCCCAGTCTTGATGGGATCCAGCCTCAGAGTTCTAGGGGAGCCTGAGACCCGGACATCTCTGCCCCACTGGACTCTGCTCTCCTGCTCCCCAGCAGGACGTGGGTAGGAGGAGATTATAAACAACCACACGTGTAATACGGCACCTTTTAGACCTTCTGCCTCTTGTTCTCTCCTTTCCCACGAAGACCTGGCACTGCCCCTTTCACAGTTGGCCCCTCACCTGGCTCTGCTCCTTGTCTGCTTGCTCTTCTTTCAGCTGCCCCAAGAGCTGCTCCTGTTCCCGAGTCAATGCCTTCACTGTGTCCTTGACCCTGTGGACCAAGGACGATATGGtacagaatttagagctgaaagggttggatcttagaggccatcgagtccaatccttttattttacagaagagaaactgtactctccttcctcccccacgtCCCCCATACTCAGTTAGCCAGAGACAGCAACCTCTTTGCTGTTCTTTGCACAAGAtgctccatttcccaactccaggcatttcccctgtctgttctccatgcctggaatgctctcactccatctggcttccttcaagtctcacctaaaatcccaccttctacaagaagtctttgcttaatgctagtgctttctttctgttcattatctctaatttatcctgtatataacttattTGTATATACCTGTTTCCATGGTGTCTCCCTCATTATATTGTGaactcaagagcagggactgttttttgcctttctttgtaacctagtgcttagcacagtgcctgacata
It encodes the following:
- the CALCOCO1 gene encoding calcium-binding and coiled-coil domain-containing protein 1 isoform X4, with amino-acid sequence MEESLLSRAPPRGGVTFLNVARTYIPNTKVECHYTLPPGTVANASDWIGIFKTEASSVRDYHTFVWCVVPEGAAEGSAVHSSVQFQASYLPKPGAQFYQFRYVNRQGRVCGQSSSFQFREPRPMDELVMLEESESGSDILLVVPKATVLQNQLEESQQERNDLMRLKLQLEGEVTELKSRIHELETTLQVTKEEQAKLMEQYKGLSRAHGELKEERDILSRQQGDHVARILELEDDIHTISEKVLEKEVELDRVKDTVKALTREQEQLLGQLKEEQADKEQSQAELQASQRECCRLSTDLEKAKSRQGEQASQLQRLQEDVTRTQNLLDEAQHRIAELEPLKEQLRGTQELAVSSQQKAALLGEELASAASARDRTMADFHRSRLEVAEANNRLVELSLQWREDKSSWSKERMGLLQNVEAEKDKILKLSAEVLRLEKAVQQERTQRQELKADLARERDSSLVQLSESKRELTELRSTLRVFQKEKEQLQEEKQELLEYMRKLEARLEKVADEKWSEDAATEDEEATPGLSCPAAVLTDSEDESPEDMRLPSYGLCDRAGPGSNPSGPRDTPSHVVISQPSPIAPHMTAPPDDRSSDSEAEDEKAVLMAAVQSGGEEASLLLPELGSAFYDVASLTLKPQRGSLG
- the CALCOCO1 gene encoding calcium-binding and coiled-coil domain-containing protein 1 isoform X1 encodes the protein MEESLLSRAPPRGGVTFLNVARTYIPNTKVECHYTLPPGTVANASDWIGIFKTEASSVRDYHTFVWCVVPEGAAEGSAVHSSVQFQASYLPKPGAQFYQFRYVNRQGRVCGQSSSFQFREPRPMDELVMLEESESGSDILLVVPKATVLQNQLEESQQERNDLMRLKLQLEGEVTELKSRIHELETTLQVTKEEQAKLMEQYKGLSRAHGELKEERDILSRQQGDHVARILELEDDIHTISEKVLEKEVELDRVKDTVKALTREQEQLLGQLKEEQADKEQSQAELQASQRECCRLSTDLEKAKSRQGEQASQLQRLQEDVTRTQNLLDEAQHRIAELEPLKEQLRGTQELAVSSQQKAALLGEELASAASARDRTMADFHRSRLEVAEANNRLVELSLQWREDKSSWSKERMGLLQNVEAEKDKILKLSAEVLRLEKAVQQERTQRQELKADLARERDSSLVQLSESKRELTELRSTLRVFQKEKEQLQEEKQELLEYMRKLEARLEKVADEKWSEDAATEDEEATPGLSCPAAVLTDSEDESPEDMRLPSYGLCDRAGPGSNPSGPRDTPSHVVISQPSPIAPHMTAPPDDRSSDSEAEDEKAVLMAAVQSGGEEASLLLPELGSAFYDVASTIFRGAQIVLHPLSPALSPPHAGSGFVGGPLSEASPGGPAAPPWKECPICKEQFPECDKDVLDEHVDGHFFFSTQDPFTFE
- the CALCOCO1 gene encoding calcium-binding and coiled-coil domain-containing protein 1 isoform X2, whose protein sequence is MEESLLSRAPPRGGVTFLNVARTYIPNTKVECHYTLPPGTVANASDWIGIFKTEASSVRDYHTFVWCVVPEGAAEGSAVHSSVQFQASYLPKPGAQFYQFRYVNRQGRVCGQSSSFQFREPRPMDELVMLEESESGSDILLVVPKATVLQNQLEESQQERNDLMRLKLQLEGEVTELKSRIHELETTLQVTKEEQAKLMEQYKGLSRAHGELKEERDILSRQQGDHVARILELEDDIHTISEKVLEKEVELDRVKDTVKALTREQEQLLGQLKEEQADKEQSQAELQASQRECCRLSTDLEKAKSRQGEQASQLQRLQEDVTRTQNLLDEAQHRIAELEPLKEQLRGTQELAVSSQQKAALLGEELASAASARDRTMADFHRSRLEVAEANNRLVELSLQWREDKSSWSKERMGLLQNVEAEKDKILKLSAEVLRLEKAVQQERTQRQELKADLARERDSSLVQLSESKRELTELRSTLRVFQKEKEQLQEEKQELLEYMRKLEARLEKVADEKWSEDAATEDEEATPGLSCPAAVLTDSEDESPEDMRLPSYGLCDRAGPGSNPSGPRDTPSHVVISQPSPIAPHMTAPPDDRSSDSEAEDEKAVLMAAVQSGGEEASLLLPELGSAFYDVASGFVGGPLSEASPGGPAAPPWKECPICKEQFPECDKDVLDEHVDGHFFFSTQDPFTFE
- the CALCOCO1 gene encoding calcium-binding and coiled-coil domain-containing protein 1 isoform X5 — translated: MEESLLSRAPPRGGVTFLNVARTYIPNTKVECHYTLPPGTVANASDWIGIFKTEASSVRDYHTFVWCVVPEGAAEGSAVHSSVQFQASYLPKPGAQFYQFRYVNRQGRVCGQSSSFQFREPRPMDELVMLEESESGSDILLVVPKATVLQNQLEESQQERNDLMRLKLQLEGEVTELKSRIHELETTLQVTKEEQAKLMEQYKGLSRAHGELKEERDILSRQQGDHVARILELEDDIHTISEKVLEKEVELDRVKDTVKALTREQEQLLGQLKEEQADKEQSQAELQASQRECCRLSTDLEKAKSRQGEQASQLQRLQEDVTRTQNLLDEAQHRIAELEPLKEQLRGTQELAVSSQQKAALLGEELASAASARDRTMADFHRSRLEVAEANNRLVELSLQWREDKSSWSKERMGLLQNVEAEKDKILKLSAEVLRLEKAVQQERTQRQELKADLARERDSSLVQLSESKRELTELRSTLRVFQKEKEQLQEEKQELLEYMRKLEARLEKVADEKWSEDAATEDEEATPGLSCPAAVLTDSEDESPEDMRLPSYGLCDRAGPGSNPSGPRDTPSHVVISQPSPIAPHMTAPPDDRSSDSEAEDEKAVLMAAVQSGGEEASLLLPELGSAFYDVARTKEEGVGQRD
- the CALCOCO1 gene encoding calcium-binding and coiled-coil domain-containing protein 1 isoform X3 — encoded protein: MEESLLSRAPPRGGVTFLNVARTYIPNTKVECHYTLPPGTVANASDWIGIFKTEASSVRDYHTFVWCVVPEGAAEGSAVHSSVQFQASYLPKPGAQFYQFRYVNRQGRVCGQSSSFQFREPRPMDELVMLEESESGSDILLVVPKATVLQNQLEESQQERNDLMRLKLQLEGEVTELKSRIHELETTLQVTKEEQAKLMEQYKGLSRAHGELKEERDILSRQQGDHVARILELEDDIHTISEKVLEKEVELDRVKDTVKALTREQEQLLGQLKEEQADKEQSQAELQASQRECCRLSTDLEKAKSRQGEQASQLQRLQEDVTRTQNLLDEAQHRIAELEPLKEQLRGTQELAVSSQQKAALLGEELASAASARDRTMADFHRSRLEVAEANNRLVELSLQWREDKSSWSKERMGLLQNVEAEKDKILKLSAEVLRLEKAVQQERTQRQELKADLARERDSSLVQLSESKRELTELRSTLRVFQKEKEQLQEEKQELLEYMRKLEARLEKVADEKWSEDAATEDEEATPGLSCPAAVLTDSEDESPEDMRLPSYGLCDRAGPGSNPSGPRDTPSHVVISQPSPIAPHMTAPPDDRSSDSEAEDEKAVLMAAVQSGGEEASLLLPELGSAFYDVASTIFRGAQIVLHPLSPALSPPHAGRTKEEGVGQRD